The Winslowiella toletana region CTGAAATTCAGTATGCCGACAGAGGCGGCGAAATCGCCGCCTCTTATGTCTTCAGGGGAGCCATTTTCGGCTGCCGTTCAGATAGCTCTCACTGTGCAATCCGTCAGCCAGCGCGTCTTTTTTGCGCTAACTGCCAGCCCCACAGCACGGCAATCGCCAGCGCAAACAGTGCGCCAAAACCCACGCCAGTTGCCACTGCCGGTGCGCCCAGCTTGATGGCCAGCGAATAGAGTCCCAGCATCAATAGCATCGCACTGTTTTCGCCCAGATTCTGCACCGCAATGGCGTTACCGGCTCCGACCGTGGCTTTACCACGTTCCTGCAACAGCGCATTAAGCGGCACCACAAAGAATCCGCCCAGCACACCAATAATCACCAGCAGCGCATAGGCATTAAACAGGCTGTGCTGAATGGCGAAAAAGATTACCGCCACGCCAATCAGCACTCCGGCAGGCATACAGCGCCCGACGGTTTTTAGCGTCACCAACTTTGCCGCCGCCGCCGCACCAATGACAATACCAATCGCCACCATCGCATTCAGCAGCGTCGGTGTCTTATTGTCGGTGATGCCCAGCGCCACCGGCACCCACAGCACCAGCAGGAAGCGCAGCGTGACGCCCGCTCCCCAGAACAGACTGGTGCCCAGCAGTGAAAAACGGGTTTCGCCATTGCGCCACAGCACTTTACAGGCGCTGAAGAAGCTGCGAGACATGCTTAACGGATGCCAGCTCTGGCCGGCCCGCGCCACAGACAGTTTCGGAATCAGCAGGTTAGCCGCAACTGCCAGCCCGTAGGCCAGCACACAGGCAATTAACGCCGCCAGCAGGCTCCAGTCGGCCAGCACCCCGCCCGCTACCGAACCCAGCAGGATGGCAGCAATGGTTGAAGCTTCCATCAGACCGTTCGCTTTCACCAGCTTTTCACCGCTGGTGATTTCGCCGAGGATGCCATACTTCGCCGGTGAGTACGCCGCGGCGCCTACGCCAACCAGGCTGTAACCGATAAATGGATTAAAGCCAAAGCAGATCACCAACGCACCAAGCAATTTCAGCGCGTTAGCAAACATCATCACTCGCCCTTTAGCAAAGCTGTCAGCAATCTGCCCGACAAAAGGCGCCAGAATGATATAGGTGGCGACAAATACCATCTGCAATACCGGCTGGCTCCAGTCGGGATAAAGCTGGTTTTTAATCACCGCCAGGGTGGCAAACAACAGCGCATTATCGCCAAAAGCCGAGAAAAACTGGGCGGTAATCACCGCCATCATACCGCGCGACAGCAGCGGCTTATCGTCATTCAACGCCCTGTTCATGCGGATTTAGCCTCTTCTTCTGCCATTTTACGCAGGGTAACGAAGTCGGGTTTTCCACTGCCGAGCTGCGGCAGCTGTTTCAAATAGCGAATATCACGCGGTACTGCCAGTTCCGGGCTGCCTAACGTTCGCGCTGCACTCTGCAACTGCTCACGCGTCAGCGCTTTATCGGTAGTAAACAGCACCAGCGCTTCACCGCGATTGCCATCTGGTTTAATTGATGCCGCGTGCTGCTGCTCTGATGACGCTTTCAGCGCGATCTGTTCCACCATTTCCAGCGAAACCATTTCACCGGCAATTTTGGCAAAACGTTTTACCCGGCCCTGGATCTGGCAAAAACCGTGCTCGTCAAAGCTGACGATATCACCGGTATCATACCAGCCCGCTTCCATCTGGCCTTCACCGTTGTCGGCCTGAGGTTCTTCAAGGAAGCCAGGACGCTCGACGCGCAGGTAGCCTTTCATAATATTCGGGCCACGCAGTTGCAGCAGGCCGCCATTCTCAATGCCCGGTACCGAGATCAGCCGCGAATCCATGCCCGGTAAGATACGCCCGACGCTGTGCGGACGCGCTGCCATCGGCACATTAATCGCGACTACCGGCGCGCACTCGGTAACGCCATAACCTTCCAGAATGCGCACGCCAAAACGCTCCTGCCAGACCTGACGAGTCTGCTCCTGTAGCTTCTCTGCACCG contains the following coding sequences:
- the lplT gene encoding lysophospholipid transporter LplT, with the translated sequence MNRALNDDKPLLSRGMMAVITAQFFSAFGDNALLFATLAVIKNQLYPDWSQPVLQMVFVATYIILAPFVGQIADSFAKGRVMMFANALKLLGALVICFGFNPFIGYSLVGVGAAAYSPAKYGILGEITSGEKLVKANGLMEASTIAAILLGSVAGGVLADWSLLAALIACVLAYGLAVAANLLIPKLSVARAGQSWHPLSMSRSFFSACKVLWRNGETRFSLLGTSLFWGAGVTLRFLLVLWVPVALGITDNKTPTLLNAMVAIGIVIGAAAAAKLVTLKTVGRCMPAGVLIGVAVIFFAIQHSLFNAYALLVIIGVLGGFFVVPLNALLQERGKATVGAGNAIAVQNLGENSAMLLMLGLYSLAIKLGAPAVATGVGFGALFALAIAVLWGWQLAQKRRAG